The DNA segment tttaaaaaagtatacttttacaTGCTCTGTCTCTACAAAGAGGTCAATCAGTGCAAGATCAGATGCAAGttcatagacttttttttttttttttttggttacactttatttcagtagtccactttagacattctactaagtataagtaactttgcaaccaCATGTCAATTAACACAGTGGACAGATTAGGGATAGGGTTAgtaataagttgacatgtacttgcaaattTACTTACAGTATAGTTAAGTCTATTggtggaccatcaaaataaaaatattaatagtctACTAATACTTTAACGACTGGTAGTTATTCATAGTTAGGGTATCTAAAATGGACTTTCAAAATAAAGTGCCCTACCCCCTTTTTTCGTCTTTTTAGGAACGGACCCGAAACAATGAAAGTTTTTCTGTGCATCCTGCTATTTAGCCTCCTGTTCCTTTATACTATAGGTAAATTATGACTAATAATCATATCAAGATAACATTTGCAGAACAATCAGCATCACtgattactgtattatatttttccCCATAGCTTATAATTGTGAAGTGATACCTGGTACCCTGAAGCAGATTGATGCTGGGCTAGGGGTAGTAGGGGGGGTGAATGAAGACAATGAGGTCTTCCTGTTCCTGGGGACCAGGTTTGAAAGGATAAGCTCCTCCCTAAAGCACTTTACTGTTGGACCTGCTGGAGAACTAGGGGCAAATTCATCAAACAATGTCTTCAAGTTTTTGGATGGAAGCTTCAAGCAGATTCCAAGTAAGAACTGTTGTATGTGTGCAAagtatatattgctttacatttatgcatttaagctTTTGTACTTACAAAGCATTTTAATGCCAACAGATCATTTAAGGTATACATTTAGTCAGTCTTTTGTGATTCTTAGGAAATCAAACTAATGAGCCCGGCAATGCAACATTCTAGTTTAACATGCATCTTTGATTAGAAAAACATTCTCAGTAAAGAAGGCATATACTTCATAAGGTGGTGTGGCATTGGAGAAaaaccttgagaaaccaatccaAATCTGGTTTCTATCATTCTACAACGAAATCACAAGTGCGAGTTTAGTTACAGAATGCGACTGTCACTCCTGTAACGTACTGCTAAGGGCTTAAATACAGGACTAACAACCATATTCTTCTGCTGTGTGAATGTAGCCTTAGTGTTTGATGTTCAGTCTGTCGCTGACTTTTTTCATTCAATCTCTTCGTTTTATTCTCAGGCATTCAACTCAAACAAGTGGATGCCGGAGGTGACCAGATTATTGTAGGTGTTTCACCGGTAGACGATGTCTTCTGCTTAAATAAGGATGCTAACAATGTCATGCCATCCGGTGATGCTCCTTGGGTACAACTTACAGGAAAGCTGAAGTACTACAGCTGTGGCCCATACAGCTGTTGGGGAGTGAACGCTGCAGGGAATATCGTCATCAGAAGGGTGAGTGCACCACTAAGGATTCAGAATCTTGTGAAGTGCATCACTGAATCTCTAGTTCTAGgcagctttaaatgattactttttaaagaagaagaatTGAAAACAGATCATGCTCTGTTCTTGTGTTGAACAGTCTGTAACGGGTGCTTCCTGTGGAGGGTCGGGTGCTTTTGAGGCCGTTGGTGGAGCTCTGTCCATGGTCGAAGTAGCAAGTGATGGCAATGTCTTTGGTGTTGACATTCAGGGGAATTTAGTGCAAAGGTGAGCTACAAAATACACTTCTTGCATTAAAAGCTTGTTTAGTTTAAAGAAACTGACAATtatgaacaaaaattaaattattttcctaAGCAGAAACCATTATTCTTGTGTATTTTAGAGCTGGTATCACTATATCGAATCCCCCTGGATCAAGTTGGACAATTATTTCAATCTGTCCCAATGGCCACAAGCACGTGACTTATGATCTGGGGAGGCTGTATGTCATCTGTAGTGATGGATCCATCAGGAGATGCATTTAAATGTCCAACAGAGGAGCTCAACTAtatcattataaatgaaaaatcctTTTCTGTCTCTTTAAATTCTTTGCTGTTGAACATATcaaattttatgatttatgatttaacataatatttgaaGTGTCAGTAAAGGGTCAATAAAGTgctttatcattttaaattattattattgttattttacccTTGTGCTGTCTTGAAAATCCTTTACTTAATTAAGTGTTCTGGTCAAAAATCACTGGCTTTCTCTCATTAaaccaaaaaaaggaaaatgtattgatttaatttgttgtttgacaTGATAACTATTAGAAAGCATATGTGACTGTGCATAAAATCAAGTCTGACCTTTTTCACAATCATGACAACTGCATCTGGGCCAAATTCTGTGTTGATATCTCAAAGCAATCAAAAGTTATGAGATTTGGAACCAAgatagcgttttttttttatcaaaagtctTAAAACCTCTCCAAATTCAAAGTGTTttactaaacataaaaattactttcatctataaacacaacaataaaacttaaaaatactttattgatTGTGTAGAATAAGCAGCAACTAATACAATCCTGATTGACGTTTAGTGATCGCTTACAGTGTGCACTTTATAAAACCCTGTCAATCAGAGCGATCAGTCTAATCCAAAAAGACCAATAACTAATGAATattctaatgaaaaaaataagaatgatcGATTTTGATCTCATGGTgactttaatatgtttttgtatgaatATGCCATACAATTTTTTGGGCTGTCAGTTTTGGGGAGTAACGtgattacgtaatttaattacaaaataattgtaaatgtaatttgttacatttactgagaaaaaaaagtgtaattaaataaatttaaagttacataaaaaaatgttaaagggggttacatctgaatattttcacacacacacacacacacacacacacacacacacacacacacaaacattttcatacacacacacacacacacacacacacacacacacacacacacacacacacacacacacacacacacacacacacacacacattcaaaggcattgttagatgccattgtttcctgtcatagctatgcaaagatttgatttcaaaaacagctaTTAAACAGTTCTTGTTataattttaaatctgtatttaacctcagaacaatctcaaaataaaaagagGTGCTAATTATAAAGTCTGTTTTTTGTGGTGGCTGTtctttaaagttaaattattattataatcttaatctcaagtaaaaaaaggatttgcaaagtctaacagtaatcagtgttgagtacatGAGATGTCCTtttaatctgtaacctattacatttccaaattaACGTCAAAATGTAATAGGCTGTTTAGCTTAAGGGGTTAATTATTGCTGCTGATGGGCAGCGAGTTTTTACCCAAAACTGAACCATACCGGCAATCCAACTGTATGCTGTGTGTCAGTCATTTTgatgatagtggtcctgacagaaccAGCTGTTCTTATACATAAACACTAAAGGTTTAGTCCATGTGATCGGTCTAGATTCCTCTTTTTCTTCCTTATTAAAAACTGTTGACAGATCCTCTTTGATTGTGATCAAGCACGTCTTAATTTACAAGAACACAAAAGCTACTTTGCTTGTTTggtgtcataattatgagtttttaagaagcatttattataaacaatggGCATGGCTTCATGATTATGTATTCAGTTGTGTAATTGAATTTGTTTTGCTTTCACTTACTTTTACATGTTTACTTCACATGTTTTCATCTTGTGTCATACAGAATGTGCCAGATAATGGCAGTTGAAGTGGCAGACACAATTGAAAAGTTTGCAGGTAATCTGATAAAAGCATGTTTTCAGTATCTTGTACAGAAGTGCACATTACGTTCCTTGTGTGACTGAGCAATCTTATGTGGAATAACAAATTATATGATgagaaaaatgggaaaaaaatatatatgagagATCCACtactgattttttaaaagaagtctgttgtgttattattatttattttgaaaaactgttttctgttgtaatatatttcaaaatgtcctttatccctgtgatggcaaaggaATATTTTTAGTGAGCATCACGggattcttcaaaaatattactagcatgctgatttggagctaaataaatgtttcttatcattatcagtgttttcaggattctttgattaaaaaatttcatttaattaaaaatatatattttttaatgatgtacaaatgcttactgtcacttttgatcaatttaatgtgatcttgctgaatgaaataatacatttttgagtaaaaaaaaatcttaccgatcacaaacttttgaatgatagtgtatatgaatctaagggccctattttaacgatctaagcacaTTGTCTAAAGTgcatggcgcaggtgcactcagggtgaATCCatttttgctagtttaacgatggGGAAAATGGTCGGCGTGCCCTGGTGCATGGTCTAAATAGGTTGTctctattctcttaatgagtaatgggtgttttttgggcataacgtgcaataaaccaatcagagtctcatctcccatcccctttaaaaggCAGTTGCACTCACGCCATGGCGAGTTTACATGGCGGaatgaacttttttgtttttaaaaatgtttgtgtgctgctgcacatccctgtgtgtgtaataagcaaagtgtacacGCATTGTGCACCcgcctataggcgcatattactaatgcgttctttaaataaaaaataaataaataaaaaatattgctccagactttagaccagatttgagttggtctatggtcCTTGGTGAAGTCTTAGAAAATCCCATAGCAAATaaacatggtttatttttatgatgttattgAGAAGAATGAGCAGCTTTGTGAGACCtgattaaagggatcatatgatgtttctaaaaagaacattattttgtgtatttggtgtaatgcaatgtttttatgcggtttaaggtaaaaaaaaacaaacaaacaaacaaaaaaaaaacattattttccacataatgtacattattgtttctactctatgccccgcctttgtgaaacacgtcgatttttacaaagtctgaaaagcgaggtgtatgctgattggccagctaactagtgcattgtgattggccgaatacctcaagcgggTGACGGAGATGTTACGACCCTTTACCGTATTGTGATGCCGTGACCTGCCTTCTCctggcacgatgagacaaaaccaataaaactcattacaaacgaggcatttgttgcaacCAGTGGGGACAAAATTACTGATCATAATATAGTTTGGATAATGCACTTTCACGTCTAGGTTCAAAAATATGAGTGACAATTAAGGGGTTAAATACGTaaaagtacttacaggctgtgagtcagaagcccccactgatttctagttgtgtcctcatttggaaggccaaaaaaagtactttcgctttcacaacgaaacacacggCGTCTcaacaacatggcgccggcggcaacagagagaataaaagttacgccttctttctttgcgtgaacatttaggattgttatgcaaatattcccatatcgtgatgtagacatgtgggggtgtggttgactctttataaaataatattatctttTCAAAAGAATCTGTGAAACCTGTTGTTTGCATAGTACTTATATAACGAAAAAGCTACTTAGTACTTAGTGTTTTCTTGACTTAAATCATCAAGTACTGTACTGTTCTTTCACTATTACTTAATTTAGTCGAGATGTCCAAAGGGCCACAAAATTggacattttaaagtttattttgggTTTAGTACAAGTAAAGCTCAACAGCATTTGTTGCATACTGTAAAATAGAAACCTTTCTATTTACACTGTATGAACAAAAGTATTGGGTcacccccttctaatgaacaggttttaCAACATTAGtcatttccatgagtacaaatcttaatgtttaagcatataatgatattctagggaattgtgtacttctaattttatagcaacagtttggacaagACCCTTTTCTATTGTAGCATGAATAGAAAAtcccagctgaacacctctggtATAACTTTAAATTTGGGCAATTTTTCTAATcgaaagctgatcacagatatcatttgtttattaatttagatatttgagtattctggaaatcGCATACTTTCAATTCTTTGTTCATTATGGACCAGGTATCGCACAGGAATTGCACTCGGCCAACTGTGAATCCatggacacaaactcgtcagttccGACTTACTCAAGAGGACGCAGAGTGGTTATAATACCTTTAAGTGAGCTACACCCTGCATGCTcataacaaaaagtgtattttttcctATAACCACAAGAGCCACACCATGTTAAGCCAGTGACAGTCAGAAATCAGAAGCCCCTAATGGTGTTCCCCATGGTTTATCCATTGGTGCTTTAGTATAATCTGTCCTGAATGCAGATTTGCAGAAATACCACTACACATTGATctacttgaaaaatgatttcagaataaaacaaatttcacaatttattattagttagGTGAAATTGTATCATGCTTATTAgataatgaaacaataagaagccaatttagaaaagaTAATGCTATTGTGAATCGCATTGTAGCTCTCTGCTCCTCTACATAGACACTGTAGCAATATAGGAAACAGCCAAGTGTTTCACGCAGGAGACAAAcgaatttaacatagtcacacatgtaacagttaccCTAATTTAACATAAGACACATgatctaaaatgcatagcaaagcatcgtccagtagtgttttgtcacctcccttaaatactcagaccagacaacaaagaaatcttcaaatcagttgtaaaaacataaaagaccttttgtttGTTAGGTTCGGTGAtccagggtcacacctggctggagacagataaacattctcacagacccctaaagggggacacactcCCTCCTCAGCAAAACACAAttctataattataatacaagTGAGTACTGTGAAACTGataccattttaccaatcgcacaaagacctttaaaattaaaagtttactATCATGAATTCTGaaaatatagtaaatgttttatgtgagcataGCAACTTGAGTTCTTGGCATTTCTCTGTCAACCTTTTAGTGACCCGGACCATGTGCActggggggaaggatgggtgTAGTGACCAACGTGCAAATGGTCTTCCTTCCAGAACTTGCTATCTGATCAAAGCCCATAATTTTGTGGAATGGCATTTGCACTGCAAGAGTTCCTGAGTTTTGGCTTCATGAGGagttaatttcataaggaaataatttcactccttgcAAAATACTAGCATGTACAAGATTTTTTCCCTACAGGATTGTTTGTTAATGAAGAGATGGACACGGcagagaaaataattattttctgttttctgttagaAGGTAGGATTTTCTTTCCCTTCTTCACACCTAGGGTTCAGTATGACTGAGAATGTAAATTAACTAGTTTAACAAGTGCTAAACTACATTTAGACTGCTGTATTAAACTAACTTTTCATTTAGAGCatttttaactaaatcagttaAATACTAACTGATACACAAATTGTTTTCTAAAGACTGGTatctcattaaaaatatttataatattacagtaattaaattaaaatattaaaatacattaatagtTACAAATATGCTTGATGTAGATTTCACTGTTGCTGTTGCTCTGCTCGTTCTCCCTTTAAAATGATACTGTATACACccttaaaaataatgcttttcatcACGTGTGTGTTGCAGTTGTTTGCTGTAAAGATTTCAACATCTATCTGCCAGAGAAGATTAAAGCTCTCCGTGGATCTTGTGTGATCATAAATTGCAGATTTGagattaataaacaatataacacaGACCTCACTGAGAGAGCTAAAGGAGTGTGGTTGAAAGATGGGACTGATGTGAACAGAAATGTAGTGTTTAACTCAAACACATCAAGCCAAAACTTCTTCATTAGAGGAAATATAACTGGAAAATTAAAAGATAAGGACTGCACCACTGTCTTTTATGACCTCAGATCAGATCACAGTGGTCGGTATTACTTCAGGATTGAGACTGAAGGTCAACTAAAACAGACCTTTAAACAAGCCAATGTTTCAATAGATGTGTTTGGTGAGAAATTCATGACTAGAAATATTACTTATAAATACTTGTAtaatgatgaaatgaaaacatgaatttcATGAGACTAGACATTTCTTTGAATCAAATATAAGAAATGAATCTGTGTGTATTTCAGAGTCTCCTCCCAAACCCAGAGTGCAGCTGTATGTGGAGCAGAAGGAGGTGCAGGGTCAGGAGGAGGTGTTGGAGGGGAGCTCTGTGAGTCTGCGCTGCTCTGCTGAGactctctgctcctctcctccACCAACTCTCACATGGAGCTCCACTCCCAGAATCCCCCTCAGTGACAGCAGCAGACTACAGGAGCTCATCTCTGGTCTGAACTTCACTGCTACTCACCGTGAGCATGGAGTCACTTTCACCTGCACTATAACCTACCAGCTACAGGACAAGAACAAAACAGCACAGGACAGCATCACAGTACATGTTCAGTGTAAGTGATGCTTTTTAGTTTTGActttgaaattgtattatttagatttttattatgatttttatttgatcttCAGATTCGCCGAAAAACACAGCAGTGTCTGTTCAGTTCAGTGAGTCTGATCTGCAGCAGTGATGCAAATCCAGCAGTGATCTACACCTGGTCCAGAGAGAGTGAAGGACAGTTGAAACAGCTGCAGACTGGAGACACTCTTACCTTCAACAGGACCGACCCAACACACAGAGGCTGGTACCACTGTACAGCTCAGAACCAACACGGCAGCCAAAACTCATCAGTGATGCTGGACATTCAGTGTGAGTAATACACATCAGCCAATTTTACCTTGTCACATTCCTTAGCACCTAAAAGTCACTTAGAAAATGAAAGGTTATTACACTGTTATTGTGTAATAGTGCAAGAATATCtactataaaaatgtttatgttgattaaattaaagcctaaataataattaaaaagcctCTAGATTGTTCAGTTAACCAGTTAACCTTACCacattacttttatttcagtgtcATTTAACCCTCATATACTGTTTTGaagtaaaaatttatatttttgagttgTCTGAAATATCAGTTAACCTATTTTATTATCTTCTTaaaatttagtgatttttttctcattcaggGTCATGAACATGCATGCAAACTTTCAACACACTGATATGTTATGACGTACAATTTCTGTTACATTCGTGATGTTTATGGGTCAATTTGATCCCCATATTTAATGTTCTAAGGCAACTCTACAGATctgaaataataacattttttagtaatatgttgttattttagttccctttcagtcggtcactctcgacgtcatgtTGGAGActgactaattgggatatcgctttgatagaccagtctacttcgagtgtaaactaaacgagccaatgcacaatggcatgcaattattgcatcaagctgctgctgatcacagcatgagtataataaggcagcaggtgctaTGCATTCCaggcttttcgcttcggagccgagcgttagtatcgttctgctcaactgtgtctgctgtgaactacgagttcagcacgctctcggaatctttgtgttggcgagacggcgcttcagcagTGGTCGTTCccgagtgggttgcacacttcaggctgcactaccccctgtcgtgttgcaagcggctaattcccctgtgcgcctcagcactaaaagagcatttcctaaagagcaaatttctgtaaaagagcttcacgggtgcgtctttgtaaagacgacggaccgtccttataaggatgcaatttcacccatgcgtttctgggtgcggtcgttacctggcaacgggtgatggtcacgatcgctgtctcacgtgtctgggcatcaagcacgctgaggtggccttcgtggatgagaCATGTTccctctgcgggaagatgaccatcttggagctgcaaaccaggctccgctaccttcaggggggcggagtcccgttgctgCTGCcacgatctggggctcgttctggtggccaacagctatgctttcccgggccaccgagagggtagggcttgagtggaaatctccaccacgtcccgagccctcgaggcaggatgattggtttctcaaggtggctcgCGCGTTCTCAACGCCCcaccccagtgcctttcttcccggaagtgcatgacgagctcaccaggtcgtggatggcaccttttactgccagtaACCGGCCGGTGGGCTCCCCCTccctcactaccctcgatggcggtgcagcgaaggggtattcggtgattcccccaggAGAGCGGGTAGTAGTGATGCAATtatgtcctaagtctgcctcctgctggtggggagacccggtgcttccttcccgggcctataggcattcgtctggtctaaccggcagttcctatatggcttgcggggaagctgcttccgccttacatGCTATGGCATTACtacaggtgcaccaggccaaggcactgaaggacctgcacaagggtggtcatgatccagaagttctgaaagaactccgaactgccactgacctcgcgctccgagcgacgaaggtcacttcacgttctctgggtcgtgcgatgtccatgcttgtggtccaggagcgccatctctggttgagtctggttgaaatgagggacgccgacaaagatcagttccttaatgcccctgtgtcccagaccagcCTCTTCGGCAATgcggtcgagaacctggcccagcagttctcggctgcacgggagcagactgaggcagtCCAAACTTCTGGCCGGCAGGTAGCTGAGGCCTCCACCCATCCGCCAGCCGCAGCGCCcaagcctgctcgtcgccgagggcggccccctgtATTCACCCCCGCTcccgcgccgcatccgcagcagcctgttaatgttataaaactttatttataaaaagttatagaggtttatgaaagtataaaatataacaatacatatacagtacatattttatataataaataaatgtatattttacataacatGTTTACCTCCAGATCTTCAAGAAAATCAAAGCCAATCATCTGAATAAGTTTTATGCCAAATTTtaggttgatatctcaaaaaaaattactttgggCGAAGTACCAAACTTTTCCACTAGATAATATCCAGGGACTCTTTGATTTCTATATGGTTTGAGTGATCTGATCcacacatttcaaaatatttatgaagTACACTTCCTATTCAGGATCTATCCATCCTATCTCTTTAggactaaaaatatattatataaagttgcCCAAAGCATATTTCAACACTTTTGGATACTTCAGAAAcacataatgtctaaatatattatCGCATTAGATAAAACATCAAGCAAAATGGCATCTACTTTGATTTCAGTTTGGTTTTGTAACCTAATGTCACTGCATTAAATAAAGCTTGCATCCAAATACCAATGTAACTGCCTGAAATTTTAGCTATCCCTCAGTTATTTCTTCCTCTATCAATCTTTATCTTTTCTTCTCAGATTCCCCAAAAAACATGTCAACTTTAGTGCTTCCCTCCAGCTCTGTGTTGGAGGGCAgttcagtgactctgatctgcagcagtgaTGCAAATCCAGCAGTGATCTACACCTGGTCCAGAGAGAGTGAAGGACAGTTGAAACAGCTGCAGACTGGACACACTCTTACCTTCAATAGGACCGACCCGACACACAGAGGCTGGTACCACTGTACAGCTCAGAACCAATACGGCAGCCAAAACTCATCAGTGATGCTGGACATTCAGTGTGAGTAATAAAGGAATAGAGGAAATCTTTCAACCAAGTGATTGTTAGCAATGTAAACTGCATGAAAAGTTACTAAGAAACATTTCCAGGTGTGCTGCACAGACCATTCTCGATCTTTCTCTCTATTAGATGTTCCTCAGATCTCCACTTCCTCCAGCTGTAGCAGAACTGATgtaactgtgtgtttctgtgaggctGATGGGAATCCCTCTCCTGAACTGGAGTGGCATCTGTCTGGACGTCCCGTCACTAACTCTTCAAACACGTTCATCAGTGAAGAGCGAATGAGCAGCACAGGCTTGAGGAGCTCCATCACTCTTCATCAGTCTCTCACAAACACATCCACTCTGCAGTGTGTCAGCAGAAACACTCGAGGCAATGCAAGTCAACTGCTTCAGCTGCCTTCATCCTTTGAACGTGAGTTTCAGTTCTGAGTTTCATCCAATAGAAGTTAAATCTGTCAATAAGAACGTATAACTAAGTAAACTGTAAATAATAACTTAATTACTGTCATTGTGATAAATGTTAATGCTAATCCTCCACTTTTTAGATCATTCTCATGCCtcttggttattattattatttttttaaagattgataTAACTCTCTAACACTTGCTTAATAGT comes from the Cyprinus carpio isolate SPL01 chromosome B4, ASM1834038v1, whole genome shotgun sequence genome and includes:
- the LOC109086422 gene encoding fish-egg lectin-like — translated: MKVFLCILLFSLLFLYTIAYNCEVIPGTLKQIDAGLGVVGGVNEDNEVFLFLGTRFERISSSLKHFTVGPAGELGANSSNNVFKFLDGSFKQIPSIQLKQVDAGGDQIIVGVSPVDDVFCLNKDANNVMPSGDAPWVQLTGKLKYYSCGPYSCWGVNAAGNIVIRRSVTGASCGGSGAFEAVGGALSMVEVASDGNVFGVDIQGNLVQRAGITISNPPGSSWTIISICPNGHKHVTYDLGRLYVICSDGSIRRCI